The Halioglobus maricola genome segment CTGGGATGAGGCGGCGAGCACCGACTCGGCAAATTCATAATAGGTGGATGTCTCTGAGCTGCAATAGTGATAAAAACCCCAGAGCTCCGCGCCGGTGCTGAGCTGGTCAATAATGGCGGAGACAACCCGGGCACCGTCGCCGGAAGAGACCGGACAACCGCGCAGATTGTTATCCAACACCAGGTTCTCGCCCTTGGTCATGTCAGCCAACATCTGGGTGACCAGGTTCGGGCCATCGCTGGCAAAGACTGGCCCAAGCCGCAGAATCAGGTGGCGCTCGCAATTTTCACGCACCACCTGCTCTGCTGCTGCCAGCAACTGGCCCACGCCCTCTTCGCTGTCAGGAATGTCCTCTTCATTGTACATACGGTCGAGTTTCCCGGAGAACACTCGGGCGCTGGAGACAAAAAAATGGGCGGCGCCGTCACGCTGACAACACTTGGCAACCCAATGGCTGCGCTTCAGGTCGAGTTCACCGATCTCCTGGCCACTGTCGGCGACAGCCTCGATGCGAATATCCACCACCAGTTCTGCCTTGACTCGCCGAATGGCCTTTTTCGCCTGCCGCTCACTTTTCCAGCGCGAGGCCGACCAGGTAACAGTGGTGACCTCATGGCGACCAGTCTCAGCGAGAAACTCACCAAGGGCACGGCCCAAGGGGCTGTCGGAACCGAGAAGAAGAATGCGCAAAATGTTACGTCTGCATGGGTTATTGAGTCCCAAAAGGTAACATATTTGCCGCCCGCTGGGCGCTGTAGCGGTGAAATCCGGAAAAAGTACCGGGAGGCCCCACAGGCCTCCCGGCGGAGTACATCAGGGAACGAATGACCCGGGCTTCTGCCGCTGGGGGAATTTCTCGAAAGTCGCCTTGAATTGCGCCACTTTATACATGGCGGGCGCCATCAGGAACATATGCTCAGCCCACCATTGCGGGTAGCCGGCGCCCTCCTTCTGCATGCGCTCGAAAGGGTCCATTCGCAAGTTGAAGATCAGGGGTGCACGCAACTCCGAGTAGGGATTAGTCCACACCCAGATACCGTGCTCGCGCTGCTCCCGGAACAGAAGCTTGTAATCGCCATCACGGAAAGCAACGATGTCACCCGTATCGGAGCTGTAAACATAATCGTTGCGCGGCCCTTTCTCCTCCTCACCAGTGAAATAGGGAAGGAAATTGTATCCATCCAGGTGCACTTTGTAGGACCTGCCACCTACACGCTTACCCTTTTTCAAGTCAGCGACAATATTGTCCTCGCCAGCAGCCGCCAGCAGCGTTGGCATCCAATCCATCATCGCGATGATGTCATTGGACACCTGGCCGGCCTCAATCCTGGCTGGCCAACGCACCATCATTGGTACGCGATAGCCACCTTCCCAGCTGGAATTCTTCTCGCCGTGATAGGCGGTGTAGCCGCCATCAGGCCACAGGGCCAGTTCCGCGCCATTGTCCGTGGAATACATAACGATAGTGTTGTCGGCAATACCCAGCTCATCCAGCTTGTTCAGCAACTGCCCCACATGGCCGTCGTGCTCCGCCATACCATCGGCGTAGAGGCCCTGGCCTGTCACGCCCTGCGACTCAGGCTTGAGCCGGGTGAATACATGCATGCGGGTAGAGTTAAACCAGACGAAAAACGGCTTGCCGCTCTTGTGGGACTTGTCGATAAACTTCAGCGCCTCGGCAAGGAATTCCTCATCGGCGGTTTCCATGCGCTTGCGGGTCAGCGGGCCCGTATCTTCCACCCGGCCATCCGCGTAACTGTGAATGACGCCACGGGGGCCGAAACGCTTCTTGAATTCAGGATCTTTGGGGTAATCCGGGTGCTCGGGCTCCTCCTCCGCATTCAAGTGGTAGAGGTTGCCGAAAAATTCATCAAAACCGTGGTTAGTCGGGAGGTGCTCATCTCGATCGCCCAGATGATTTTTGCCAAATTGGCCTGTTGCGTAACCCATCGGCTTAAGCAGCGCAGCAATGGTGGGGTCTTTTTCAGAGAGGCCTTCCGCAGCACCCGGCAAACCTACCTTGGTCAGGCCGGTGCGCATGGGGTGCTGGCCGGTGATAAAACCAGCGCGACCCGCGGTGCAGCTCTGGTCACCGTAGGAATCGGTAAAAATAATCCCGTCGGCTGCAATGCGGTCAATATTGGGCGTGCGGTAACCCATTCGCCCCATGTTGTAGGCGCTGATATTGTAATCGCCAATATCGTCTCCCCAGATAATCAGGATATTGGGCTTGTCCTGGGCGAAAGCGCCAGTCGCCGCTACTAACAGCAGGGCTCCGGCGGTCACTAACTGATTCAACACACGGGGCATAAAGTTCTCCTTGATGAAAGCGATACCGCTTCTATAGATATAGCAGAGGCTGGAATATCTGCCCTCAGAGGGGCAATAAAAAAGGCCGCTAGATGCGGCCTTTTGGAGATCTTTCAGAACGGGATATCGTCGTCGAACTCGCCGAAATCCTGAGGGGCAGGCTGTGCTGCCGGTGCACCTTGCGCGGGCGCGCTGCGAGGCGCCGCAGCTGGTGCAGCGCCGCCCTGTGCGGGCGGTGCCTGACTGAAACCGCCATCGCCACCACCATAGCCGCCTGCCTGCCCACCCGCCTGGCCACCACCGGCGCCGCGTGGGTCGAGCATTTGCATCTCATTAACCACAATCTCAGTGGTATAGCGGTCCTGACCGGACTGGTCCTGCCACTTCCGGGTTTGCAGAGCGCCTTCCACATAGACCTTGGAACCCTTCTTCAGGTATTCGCCGGCAATCTGGCCCAGACGGTAATTGCCGCGGTCGCGGAAAACCACCCTGTGCCACTCAGTTCTTTCTTTCTGCTCACCGGTCTGGCGATCCTTCCAGGTCTCGCTGGTGGCAATACTGGCATTGGTAACGGCACCGCCGTCGGGGAAAAATCGGGTTTCAGGATCGTTGCCCAGATTGCCGACAATGATCACTTTGTTCACTCCGCGTGAAGCCATGGAGGTTCCTCTCGAGACTGGTAAAAAGATTATTTTTGCGAGCTAACGACTATAACAATCCCCTGCGCCGAATGCGACATCAGCTGCGCTCAAGTGCCATCAATTTGGGGCTATTGTAAGCAGGGTCAATCCCCGGCCTGTGCCGTCACTTGGTTGGCGCGGGCAAAGCCCGGCAACGAGAACAACCACCACAGCACTCCAAGGCCCAGGCAAATAGCGAAAAGCGCCTGTGTCCCACCGTATTCCAGCAGCGCCCCGCCCAGCGCGCCTCCGGCGAATGCGCCGAGGAACTGACAGGTTGAAAACACCCCAAGCGCGGTGCCCTTGCCACCAGCAAAAACGGCCTTGCTCACCAGCGACGGCAAGGTCGCTTCGAGATAGTTGAAGCCAATGAAGAATATCCACAACCCCAGATACAACAGAACGGGTGCGCTAGCGCTACCCATCATCACCAGTGCTCCCAGCACCAGGGTGATGGCGAGCAGGAACACTTCCCGCAGCTTACCCTTGCGCTCGGCCAGAATCATCAGCGGCACCATCCCGATAATGGAAAGGAGCAGCGCCGGCAAATACACCTGCCAGTGGCTGTCGCGATCAAGGCCCGCAACGTCTCGCAGGTACTGCGGAAGTACCAGGAAACACGCCATGAGAATAAAGTGCAGGCAGAACACACCGAAGTTCAAACGCAATAAATCGGCATTGCCCAGGCTGCGCCACACCAGATCACTGCGCAAGCCCACATCATCGTGTCGCTGACCCCGCTGCGGGTTAGGCACCAGCAGGAGCACAATCAAGATGCCAACCAGCGAGAGCCCAGCAGTAAACCAGAACACCGCGGCGAGCCCCCCGGCGGTGGCGATTGCTGGCCCGAGAATCAGGGCGACTGCGAACGACATACCAATGCTCATGCCCACCATCGCCATGGCTTTGGTGCGCTGTTCATCCCGGGTAAGGTCGGCTACCAGCGCCATCACCGTACTGGCGATTGCGCCGGCGCCCTGCAGGGCGCGCCCGGCGATAATGCCGTAAATGCTGTCAGCGGAGGCTGCCACCACACTGCCCAGGGCGAATACCAACAAACCCCCGACAATAACGGGCTTGCGACCAACACGATCAGACAACCAACCCAGAGGAATCTGCAGCACCGCCTGGCTCAGGCCATAAATACCCAGGGCCAGGCCAATGGCGGTTGGGCTCACCCCCGCCAAATCGTCTGCATACAGCGCCAACAGCGGCAGGACCATAAACAGGCCGAGCATGCGGAAACAGTAAAGCAGTGCCAGGGAGCCGACTGCACGCCGTTCCTGGGATGTCATGGGGTGTTCTGTAATCATGAATGAGTAGCCGTAAACAAGACGGTAATCATAACAGCCCGCAACTAGACTTTGCATGCCCTGTACCGGTAGCAATATACTGGTTCGTTTCGATTCTTCTGCGGTATCGGTTTCTATGGACACCATTCACGTTCGCGGCGCGCGCACGCACAATCTCAAGAATATTGACCTGGATATCCCCCGCGACAAGCTGGTGGTGATTACCGGGTTGTCGGGTTCGGGGAAGTCCTCACTCGCCTTCGACACCCTCTACGCCGAGGGTCAGAGGCGCTATGTCGAGAGTCTGTCCACTTACGCTCGGCAATTTCTGTCGATGATGGAAAAGCCCGATATGGACCATATCGAGGGCCTGTCACCCGCCATCTCCATCGAACAGAAATCTACCTCTCACAACCCTCGCTCCACCGTGGGCACCATCACCGAGATTTACGACTACTTGCGCCTGTTGTTCGCGCGAGTCGGCGAGCCCCGCTGCCCCGATCACGGCCTGGGCCTGCAGGCGCAGACCGTCAGCCAGATGGTAGATACCGTACTGGCGCTGCCAGAGGGCAGCAAACTGATGCTGCTGGCCCCGGTGGTGCGAGAGCGCAAGGGCGAACACCTGCACATTTTCGAAGAGCTGCGCGCAGCCGGGTTTGTCCGGGCCCGTATCGATGGCATCGTCACCGACCTCGACGATGTGCCCGAGCTGGAAAAGAACAAGAAACACCGTATCGAAGTGGTAGTCGATCGCTTCAAGGTGCGCGATGACCTCGGCCTGCGCCTGGCGGAGTCCTTTGAAACCGCGCTGGGGCTGACCGATGGCCTGGCCTCGGTGTCGTGGATGGACGGTGATGGCGATGAAATGGCCTTTTCAGCACGCTTTGCCTGCCCGGAGTGCGGCCACAGCATCGACGAGTTGGAGCCGCGGTTGTTTTCGTTCAACAATCCGGCGGGCGCCTGCAGCGGCTGCGATGGCCTCGGTGTTAAACAGTATTTCGACCCTGAACGTATCGTGTTGCACCCGGAGTCCAGCCTCGCCGAGGGCGCGATCCGCGGCTGGGACAGGCGCAATGTCTACTACTTCCATATGCTCACTTCGCTCGCGGAGCACTACGGTTTCGACATCGACGCGCCCTTTGAGAGCCTGAGCAAAAAACACCGCCAGGTGATCCTCCAGGGCTCCGGCAAGACTGAAATCGCTTTCTCCTACATCAATGATCGCGGCGATGTCTTCAAACGGACCCACCCCTTCGAAGGCATTATCCCCAATATGGATCGCCGCTACCGGGATACGGATTCAACCTCTGTCCGCGAAGACCTGGCCAAGTTCCTGGCCACCCAGCCCTGCCCCGACTGCGAGGGTACTCGCCTGCGCACTGACGCGCGTCACGTGTTCGTGGACGAGCGCACCCTGCCCTCGATTACCGATATGTCCGTGGGAGAAGCGGAGGACTATTTCAACGCGCTGGAACTGGGGGGTCGCCAGGGCGAAATCGCCGACAAGATCCTCAAGGAGCTGCGCGCCCGCTACCGTTTCCTGGTAGACGTAGGGCTCAACTACCTCACTCTCAATCGCAGCGCCGAAACCCTGTCCGGCGGCGAGGCCCAGCGGATTCGCCTGGCGTCCCAGATCGGCGCGGGACTGGTGGGCGTGATGTACATTCTCGACGAGCCATCCATTGGCCTGCACCAGCGAGACAATGAGCGCCTGCTCAAGACGCTGACTCACTTGCGCGACCTTGGCAATACGGTACTCGTGGTCGAGCACGATGAAGACGCGATCCGGACCGCAGACCACATTATCGATATCGGCCCAGGCGCCGGCGTGCACGGAGGCCAGGTGGTCGCCGAAGGCACGATGAAGGAGATCCTTGCCAACAAAGCCTCGCTGACCGGGGACTACCTATCCGGCCGCCGCAAAATCGACATACCCGCAAAGCGCAACAAGCCCGACCCCAAGAAGCAGTTGGTACTCGCGGGCGCGACAGGCAACAACCTGCAGGAGGTCACCCTTGAGATTCCGGTTGGCCTGCTCACCTGTGTGACCGGCGTATCCGGCTCAGGCAAATCTACCCTGATCAACAGCACCCTCTATCCGCTCGCCGCCACTGAGCTCAATGGCGCCACGACCCTGACACCTGCTGCGCACCAGTCGATTGAGGGCATGCACCATATCGACAAGTGCATCGACATCGACCAGAGCCCC includes the following:
- a CDS encoding SDR family oxidoreductase, which gives rise to MRILLLGSDSPLGRALGEFLAETGRHEVTTVTWSASRWKSERQAKKAIRRVKAELVVDIRIEAVADSGQEIGELDLKRSHWVAKCCQRDGAAHFFVSSARVFSGKLDRMYNEEDIPDSEEGVGQLLAAAEQVVRENCERHLILRLGPVFASDGPNLVTQMLADMTKGENLVLDNNLRGCPVSSGDGARVVSAIIDQLSTGAELWGFYHYCSSETSTYYEFAESVLAASSQFSDFSPDAVELQQLAADTPSLNRSLECSKIRNTFAIKQLPWRNTIGDMVKQYYEQQA
- a CDS encoding arylsulfatase, with translation MPRVLNQLVTAGALLLVAATGAFAQDKPNILIIWGDDIGDYNISAYNMGRMGYRTPNIDRIAADGIIFTDSYGDQSCTAGRAGFITGQHPMRTGLTKVGLPGAAEGLSEKDPTIAALLKPMGYATGQFGKNHLGDRDEHLPTNHGFDEFFGNLYHLNAEEEPEHPDYPKDPEFKKRFGPRGVIHSYADGRVEDTGPLTRKRMETADEEFLAEALKFIDKSHKSGKPFFVWFNSTRMHVFTRLKPESQGVTGQGLYADGMAEHDGHVGQLLNKLDELGIADNTIVMYSTDNGAELALWPDGGYTAYHGEKNSSWEGGYRVPMMVRWPARIEAGQVSNDIIAMMDWMPTLLAAAGEDNIVADLKKGKRVGGRSYKVHLDGYNFLPYFTGEEEKGPRNDYVYSSDTGDIVAFRDGDYKLLFREQREHGIWVWTNPYSELRAPLIFNLRMDPFERMQKEGAGYPQWWAEHMFLMAPAMYKVAQFKATFEKFPQRQKPGSFVP
- the ssb gene encoding single-stranded DNA-binding protein, translating into MASRGVNKVIIVGNLGNDPETRFFPDGGAVTNASIATSETWKDRQTGEQKERTEWHRVVFRDRGNYRLGQIAGEYLKKGSKVYVEGALQTRKWQDQSGQDRYTTEIVVNEMQMLDPRGAGGGQAGGQAGGYGGGDGGFSQAPPAQGGAAPAAAPRSAPAQGAPAAQPAPQDFGEFDDDIPF
- a CDS encoding MFS transporter, whose product is MQSLVAGCYDYRLVYGYSFMITEHPMTSQERRAVGSLALLYCFRMLGLFMVLPLLALYADDLAGVSPTAIGLALGIYGLSQAVLQIPLGWLSDRVGRKPVIVGGLLVFALGSVVAASADSIYGIIAGRALQGAGAIASTVMALVADLTRDEQRTKAMAMVGMSIGMSFAVALILGPAIATAGGLAAVFWFTAGLSLVGILIVLLLVPNPQRGQRHDDVGLRSDLVWRSLGNADLLRLNFGVFCLHFILMACFLVLPQYLRDVAGLDRDSHWQVYLPALLLSIIGMVPLMILAERKGKLREVFLLAITLVLGALVMMGSASAPVLLYLGLWIFFIGFNYLEATLPSLVSKAVFAGGKGTALGVFSTCQFLGAFAGGALGGALLEYGGTQALFAICLGLGVLWWLFSLPGFARANQVTAQAGD
- the uvrA gene encoding excinuclease ABC subunit UvrA yields the protein MDTIHVRGARTHNLKNIDLDIPRDKLVVITGLSGSGKSSLAFDTLYAEGQRRYVESLSTYARQFLSMMEKPDMDHIEGLSPAISIEQKSTSHNPRSTVGTITEIYDYLRLLFARVGEPRCPDHGLGLQAQTVSQMVDTVLALPEGSKLMLLAPVVRERKGEHLHIFEELRAAGFVRARIDGIVTDLDDVPELEKNKKHRIEVVVDRFKVRDDLGLRLAESFETALGLTDGLASVSWMDGDGDEMAFSARFACPECGHSIDELEPRLFSFNNPAGACSGCDGLGVKQYFDPERIVLHPESSLAEGAIRGWDRRNVYYFHMLTSLAEHYGFDIDAPFESLSKKHRQVILQGSGKTEIAFSYINDRGDVFKRTHPFEGIIPNMDRRYRDTDSTSVREDLAKFLATQPCPDCEGTRLRTDARHVFVDERTLPSITDMSVGEAEDYFNALELGGRQGEIADKILKELRARYRFLVDVGLNYLTLNRSAETLSGGEAQRIRLASQIGAGLVGVMYILDEPSIGLHQRDNERLLKTLTHLRDLGNTVLVVEHDEDAIRTADHIIDIGPGAGVHGGQVVAEGTMKEILANKASLTGDYLSGRRKIDIPAKRNKPDPKKQLVLAGATGNNLQEVTLEIPVGLLTCVTGVSGSGKSTLINSTLYPLAATELNGATTLTPAAHQSIEGMHHIDKCIDIDQSPIGRTPRSNPATYTGIFTPVRELFAGTQEARSRGYKPGRFSFNVKGGRCEACQGDGVTKVEMHFLPDVYVPCDVCKGKRYNRETLEIRYKGSNIHEVLEMTVEDALEFFDAVPAIRRKLQTLMDVGLSYIRLGQAATTLSGGEAQRVKLSRELSKRDTGKTLYILDEPTTGLHFEDIKQLLEVLHRLRDHGNTMVIIEHNLDVIKTADWIVDLGPEGGSGGGQIIATGTPEDVAKTKGSFTGQFLGPLLDTKKGKAAA